ACCTGCTGCTGGTGCTCTTGGGAAAGGTAGGGCAGGACCTGGGCACATATCCAATTCAGCCTCTTGACGATTACAGCCTGCTTGTGCATCTCAATGTTCAAGCCATAGGACATGTCGTAGCACATCACATAATGACGCTGCACCTCCGCTTCTCGCTGGCCAGCTTGTCACGTTCCAGTTTCAGACTATGGTACTGAGCCAGCATCAGCTGAAACTCATCCTTGATGCGGTCACAGGAGTCCGAGGGGGTGAATTTGAGTTGCTGGGGAAGGTGCAATGAGCCCGAGTGCCTGCTTTGTCGAAACATCATGTCAGTCGCGGCAGGGGGTTCGGGCTGCTCGGGGCGCCGGCGGCCGCGCCTTTGTCCCGGCGCCGATTGGCAGCTCCCGGGGCCGCCGCCTCCCGCACGCCCGGCCCCCAGTGagtgttattgttattgttgctgtAGCTACTAACAAAATTAGAGCATGAGGTAACACACACTCACACTAAAGCATGATTAACTAACTTGGGAAACAGTACTTTTCCAAAAGGGCGATCAACTTTGATTTATCcaaaaa
This is a stretch of genomic DNA from Camelus ferus isolate YT-003-E chromosome 29, BCGSAC_Cfer_1.0, whole genome shotgun sequence. It encodes these proteins:
- the LOC116660456 gene encoding LOW QUALITY PROTEIN: TLE family member 5-like (The sequence of the model RefSeq protein was modified relative to this genomic sequence to represent the inferred CDS: inserted 1 base in 1 codon); amino-acid sequence: MMFRQSRHSGSLHLPQQLKFTPSDSCDRIKDEFQLMLAQYHSLKLERDKLASEKXEVQRHYVMCYDMSYGLNIEMHKQAVIVKRLNWICAQVLPYLSQEHQQQVLGAIERAKQVTAPELNSIIRQQLHPHQLSQLQALALPLTLLPVGLQPPSLLAVRAGTGLLSLSALGSQAHLSEDKNEHEGDTHQEDDGEKSD